A single Lolium perenne isolate Kyuss_39 chromosome 6, Kyuss_2.0, whole genome shotgun sequence DNA region contains:
- the LOC127306050 gene encoding E3 ubiquitin-protein ligase BRE1-like 2 isoform X5, producing the protein MYGKECSESRTIAEIKESGNQARKQAEYLRTSLEEHSLELRVRAANETETACQQRLSFAEAELEELRTEVDAFERDVLELNEAIKIKEAEGDAYISEIETIGQAYEDMQTQNQHLQQQVADRDDFNIKLVSDSVKTKQASASLLSEKHLLQKQLHQVNSSLDSSKQKIARGEEQMKSYVAQAIKTSLENRHHVINLEKTLMEVSDTEKELKWLRSTVGSSEKEYELNQKKIAELRVELERERGEKRKLEEEYEEVKNEVMELTSENEEATIQKLQDEIKDCKAILKCGVCFDRPKEVVITKCFHLFCSPCIQRNLELRHRKCPGCGTPFGQNDVREVKI; encoded by the exons ATGTATGGGAAAGAATGTTCTGAGTCGAG GACAATTGCAGAGATCAAGGAATCAGGAAACCAAGCTCGGAAGCAGGCTGAATATTTGAGAACTAGTCTAGAGGAGCATAGTCTTGAACTTCGTGTAAGAGCAGCAAATGAAACTGAAACTGCATGCCAGCAAAGGCTTTCATTTGCTGAAGCAGAACTAGAAGAATTAAGGACCGAGGTAGATGCATTCGAAAG AGATGTTCTGGAACTCAACGAGGCAATAAAGATTAAAGAAGCTGAAGGAGATGCTTATATCTCTGAAATTGAG ACAAttggtcaagcatatgaagacatGCAGACACAAAATCAGCATCTTCAGCAACAGGTTGCCGATAGAGATGATTTTAACATTAAG CTAGTATCAGATAGTGTGAAGACAAAGCAGGCCTCTGCATCCCTTCTCTCTGAAAAGCATTTGTTACAGAAGCAACTCCATCAAGTTAATAGTTCACTGGACTCATCTAAACAAAAAATTGCCCGTGGTGAAGAGCAG ATGAAATCCTATGTCGCGCAAGCTATAAAAACTTCTTTGGAGAACAGGCATCATGTGATTAACCTTGAAAAGACTCTGATGGAGGTGTCTGACACAGAGAAGGAGCTCAAGTGGCTTCGATCCACCGTTGGATCATCTGAGAAAGAATACGAGCTAAATCAGAAAAAGATAGCTGAGCTAAGAGTGGAGCTAGAGCGCGAGAG AGGCGAGAAGAGAAAGCTAGAGGAAGAATATGAAGAGGTGAAAAATGAAGTCATGGAGCTGACTTCTGAAAACGAAGAGGCTACTATTCAGAAGCTTCAGGATGAGATTAAAGAttgcaaggctattctcaagtgtgGTGTGTGCTTTGACCGACCAAAAGAG GTTGTGATCACCAAATGCTTCCACCTATTCTGCTCACCATGTATCCAGAGGAACCTTGAGCTCCGCCACCGAAAATGCCCAGGTTGCGGCACCCCATTTGGGCAAAACGATGTGCGAGAGGTGAAGATCTGA
- the LOC127306050 gene encoding E3 ubiquitin-protein ligase BRE1-like 2 isoform X6 yields the protein MRKYMRTIAEIKESGNQARKQAEYLRTSLEEHSLELRVRAANETETACQQRLSFAEAELEELRTEVDAFERDVLELNEAIKIKEAEGDAYISEIETIGQAYEDMQTQNQHLQQQVADRDDFNIKLVSDSVKTKQASASLLSEKHLLQKQLHQVNSSLDSSKQKIARGEEQMKSYVAQAIKTSLENRHHVINLEKTLMEVSDTEKELKWLRSTVGSSEKEYELNQKKIAELRVELERERGEKRKLEEEYEEVKNEVMELTSENEEATIQKLQDEIKDCKAILKCGVCFDRPKEVVITKCFHLFCSPCIQRNLELRHRKCPGCGTPFGQNDVREVKI from the exons ATGAGAAAATATATGCG GACAATTGCAGAGATCAAGGAATCAGGAAACCAAGCTCGGAAGCAGGCTGAATATTTGAGAACTAGTCTAGAGGAGCATAGTCTTGAACTTCGTGTAAGAGCAGCAAATGAAACTGAAACTGCATGCCAGCAAAGGCTTTCATTTGCTGAAGCAGAACTAGAAGAATTAAGGACCGAGGTAGATGCATTCGAAAG AGATGTTCTGGAACTCAACGAGGCAATAAAGATTAAAGAAGCTGAAGGAGATGCTTATATCTCTGAAATTGAG ACAAttggtcaagcatatgaagacatGCAGACACAAAATCAGCATCTTCAGCAACAGGTTGCCGATAGAGATGATTTTAACATTAAG CTAGTATCAGATAGTGTGAAGACAAAGCAGGCCTCTGCATCCCTTCTCTCTGAAAAGCATTTGTTACAGAAGCAACTCCATCAAGTTAATAGTTCACTGGACTCATCTAAACAAAAAATTGCCCGTGGTGAAGAGCAG ATGAAATCCTATGTCGCGCAAGCTATAAAAACTTCTTTGGAGAACAGGCATCATGTGATTAACCTTGAAAAGACTCTGATGGAGGTGTCTGACACAGAGAAGGAGCTCAAGTGGCTTCGATCCACCGTTGGATCATCTGAGAAAGAATACGAGCTAAATCAGAAAAAGATAGCTGAGCTAAGAGTGGAGCTAGAGCGCGAGAG AGGCGAGAAGAGAAAGCTAGAGGAAGAATATGAAGAGGTGAAAAATGAAGTCATGGAGCTGACTTCTGAAAACGAAGAGGCTACTATTCAGAAGCTTCAGGATGAGATTAAAGAttgcaaggctattctcaagtgtgGTGTGTGCTTTGACCGACCAAAAGAG GTTGTGATCACCAAATGCTTCCACCTATTCTGCTCACCATGTATCCAGAGGAACCTTGAGCTCCGCCACCGAAAATGCCCAGGTTGCGGCACCCCATTTGGGCAAAACGATGTGCGAGAGGTGAAGATCTGA
- the LOC127306051 gene encoding uncharacterized protein, which yields MERKNSFGTSWADQWDTGSDPSPRAASDGGKKQGGGGSVEKTKAAAATGLKKVKEGTAHGFQWIKGKVQKKKQGGAGASDGIAAGY from the coding sequence ATGGAGCGCAAGAACTCGTTCGGCACGTCGTGGGCGGACCAGTGGGACACTGGCAGCGACCCGAGCCCGCGCGCCGCAAGCGACGGCGGCAAGAAgcagggcggcggcggcagcgtcgaGAAGACCAAGGCGGCCGCGGCCACCGGGCTGAAGAAGGTGAAGGAGGGCACTGCGCACGGCTTCCAGTGGATCAAGGGCAAGGTGCAGAAGAAGAAGCAGGGCGGCGCCGGCGCCAGCGACGGGATAGCCGCCGGGTATTAG